A genomic region of Corallococcus macrosporus contains the following coding sequences:
- a CDS encoding VWA domain-containing protein, with product MAGHEVINRPFSDVHRMGNKVVATLLHDPTVEGLDVALYMDGSASMENAYGPRGILAKLAPVKNQVEPQMQWMLEYLANKDRDGKVRVTYWACGDGTQLEMVGDLTGPQAKGYRFPGPKSYGKATVMLPVLRDFVAHIKQQVGEGAKRGLAVIITDSQINDAHDVTAYATQVAKEIASGRLPRINFVFMGVGEHVDEEQMEEISHTTYPGVGHLWCHRHADRMEEMAELVAVLVDETMTVAAGGTVYDEKGTVLRTYEGRLPAVLEFEIPPTCKQFTLEVAGQRFDQPVPEEHEDEDHHDEDEDEKPQAAAQPPAAASSHSRRGHRH from the coding sequence ATGGCCGGCCACGAAGTCATCAACCGCCCCTTCTCCGACGTCCACCGGATGGGCAACAAGGTCGTCGCGACGCTGTTGCACGACCCCACCGTGGAGGGCCTGGACGTGGCCCTCTACATGGACGGCTCCGCGAGCATGGAGAACGCGTACGGGCCGCGCGGCATCCTGGCGAAGCTCGCCCCGGTGAAGAACCAGGTCGAGCCGCAGATGCAGTGGATGCTGGAGTACCTGGCCAACAAGGACCGGGACGGCAAGGTGCGCGTCACCTACTGGGCCTGCGGCGACGGCACCCAGCTGGAGATGGTGGGCGACCTCACCGGCCCGCAGGCCAAGGGCTACCGCTTCCCCGGTCCGAAGTCCTACGGCAAGGCCACGGTGATGCTGCCGGTGCTGCGCGACTTCGTGGCGCACATCAAGCAGCAGGTGGGCGAAGGCGCCAAGCGGGGCCTGGCGGTCATCATCACGGACTCGCAGATCAACGACGCCCATGACGTGACGGCCTACGCCACGCAGGTGGCCAAGGAGATCGCCTCCGGACGGCTGCCGCGCATCAACTTCGTCTTCATGGGCGTGGGCGAGCACGTGGACGAGGAGCAGATGGAGGAGATCTCCCACACCACCTATCCGGGCGTGGGCCACCTCTGGTGCCACCGCCACGCGGACCGCATGGAGGAGATGGCGGAGCTCGTCGCCGTGCTCGTGGACGAGACGATGACCGTCGCCGCCGGCGGCACCGTCTACGACGAGAAGGGCACGGTGCTGAGGACGTACGAGGGCCGCCTGCCCGCGGTGCTGGAGTTCGAAATCCCCCCCACGTGCAAGCAGTTCACGCTGGAGGTCGCCGGCCAGCGCTTCGACCAGCCCGTCCCGGAAGAGCACGAGGACGAGGACCACCACGACGAGGACGAGGACGAGAAGCCCCAGGCGGCGGCGCAGCCCCCGGCCGCCGCGTCCTCGCATTCACGCCGCGGACACCGCCACTAG
- a CDS encoding vWA domain-containing protein, which produces MGHEKPIEPFSDLHREGDHVRAVLLHDPTVEGLDMAIYMDASGSMKEEYAYKTQQRGFLEWLRGAPMKEASNDVEPQVRWMLEYLATKDRNGLLRVAYWACGTNGRQVEAVGELKGTDVKQYKFPGAKQLGGYTYLEPALRDYVKYLEEQVKVGAKRGCAIIVTDGRLHDAEAVEKFSEEVAKKIASGRLPRINFVLVGVGDDIDEEQLEHIAHAEYPGVGHLWCHRIAKEITQVAELVAVLVDETMTVAAGGTIYDDKGKILKTYEGRLPAVLEFEVPEEAKSFTLEVNGQRYTQPLPDEEHHDGDEDEDHH; this is translated from the coding sequence ATGGGACACGAGAAGCCGATCGAGCCGTTTTCGGACCTGCACCGCGAAGGGGACCACGTGCGCGCGGTGCTGCTGCACGACCCCACGGTGGAAGGCCTGGACATGGCCATCTACATGGACGCGTCCGGCAGCATGAAGGAGGAGTACGCCTACAAGACGCAGCAGCGCGGCTTCCTGGAGTGGCTGCGTGGCGCGCCGATGAAGGAGGCCTCCAACGACGTGGAGCCGCAGGTCCGGTGGATGCTGGAGTACCTGGCCACCAAGGACCGCAACGGTCTGCTCCGCGTGGCCTACTGGGCCTGTGGCACCAACGGCCGCCAGGTGGAGGCCGTGGGCGAGCTCAAGGGCACCGACGTGAAGCAGTACAAGTTCCCCGGCGCGAAGCAGCTGGGCGGCTACACGTACCTGGAGCCCGCGCTGCGCGACTACGTGAAGTACCTGGAGGAGCAGGTGAAGGTGGGCGCGAAGCGGGGCTGCGCCATCATCGTCACCGACGGCCGCCTCCATGACGCCGAAGCGGTGGAGAAGTTCTCCGAGGAGGTGGCGAAGAAGATCGCCTCCGGCCGCCTGCCGCGCATCAACTTCGTGCTGGTGGGCGTGGGCGACGACATCGACGAGGAGCAACTGGAGCACATCGCCCACGCGGAGTACCCGGGCGTGGGCCACCTCTGGTGCCACCGCATCGCGAAGGAGATCACCCAGGTCGCGGAGCTGGTCGCCGTGCTGGTGGACGAGACCATGACGGTCGCCGCCGGCGGCACCATCTACGACGACAAGGGCAAGATCCTGAAGACGTACGAGGGCCGCCTGCCCGCGGTGCTGGAGTTCGAGGTGCCGGAGGAGGCCAAGAGCTTCACGCTGGAGGTCAACGGCCAGCGCTACACCCAGCCGCTCCCCGACGAAGAGCACCACGACGGGGACGAAGACGAGGACCACCACTGA
- a CDS encoding VOC family protein, whose translation MRSFVKLLVTDAQASVRFYEGLGFERIASEPPILRLQWGGESDVYLVSHPSSLKLEGRKGMGVLVGFRAGSEGVDAVAAKAAALGAHVEGPTEQPWYTREIVITDPDGYRLNFIEPA comes from the coding sequence ATGCGGTCGTTCGTGAAGCTGCTCGTGACGGATGCGCAGGCCTCCGTGCGCTTCTATGAGGGCCTCGGCTTCGAACGCATCGCGTCGGAACCTCCCATCCTCCGCCTCCAGTGGGGCGGCGAGTCGGACGTGTACCTCGTGAGCCACCCTTCAAGCCTGAAGCTGGAGGGACGAAAGGGCATGGGCGTGCTCGTGGGCTTCCGCGCGGGCTCGGAGGGCGTGGACGCGGTGGCCGCGAAGGCGGCGGCGCTGGGCGCGCACGTGGAGGGCCCCACGGAGCAACCCTGGTACACCCGCGAAATCGTCATCACGGACCCGGACGGCTACCGGCTCAACTTCATCGAGCCCGCCTGA
- a CDS encoding LemA family protein has product MGDVTRTRQAPGSVAYDDVNELIATATRLMQKDAAPDTLTPDDLRRIGEELDIPARYVDQALEALARRREEQAREAQARERLSRQRRARLRQGAWVGVALAGVLAVSGLVVRNGLTSTLADVAQKRAQVRNVLERRESLRARADQLTPGLNRDAELVGADNRVAVERRRYDERAAAYNASAASFPASWVVRLSGLPPVLPLSPEVSSW; this is encoded by the coding sequence ATGGGTGACGTGACACGCACGCGACAGGCCCCGGGCAGCGTGGCCTACGACGACGTCAACGAGCTCATCGCCACCGCCACGCGGCTGATGCAGAAGGACGCCGCGCCGGACACGCTCACCCCGGACGACCTGCGGCGCATCGGCGAGGAGCTGGACATCCCCGCGCGCTACGTGGACCAGGCGCTGGAGGCGCTGGCCCGCCGCCGCGAGGAGCAGGCCCGCGAGGCCCAGGCCCGCGAGCGGCTGTCGCGTCAGCGCCGCGCGAGGCTCCGGCAGGGGGCGTGGGTGGGCGTGGCGCTCGCGGGCGTGCTGGCCGTGTCGGGGCTCGTCGTGCGCAACGGCCTCACGTCCACCCTGGCGGACGTGGCGCAGAAGCGGGCCCAGGTACGCAACGTGCTGGAGCGCCGCGAGTCCCTGCGCGCTCGAGCGGATCAGCTCACGCCCGGCCTGAACCGCGACGCGGAGCTGGTGGGCGCGGACAACCGCGTGGCGGTGGAGCGGCGCCGCTACGACGAACGCGCCGCTGCCTACAACGCCTCCGCGGCCTCCTTTCCCGCAAGCTGGGTGGTGCGCCTGAGCGGCCTGCCCCCGGTGCTTCCGCTGTCCCCGGAGGTCTCCTCATGGTGA
- a CDS encoding TPM domain-containing protein, with protein MVKTVLLTLLFPMLVLAAVPTITRPVTDPRGMLTPQETEVVSRALVDLRARKQVQMAVLLVETTDGQPIEDFAEEVFREWKGGEAGRDNGLLLVIARGDRRSRLEVGYGLESSLTDGETTDLLHAQGPLLRQGRFEPALLAIIAGVREQVSPDALPAPGATPTAWTQSESRMFLMALFMTAWVAARLLLQLQVAGLRDPKNSVLAAMVVLLPAAMFVAIGWSGPRTPVFTFVAYGALVGLFFWGWSLVRRKQTVWGLLLLLLPVWSALVGQFWAHEPLLELSDFFRWIVLGSLLAIPASIPFLFVGLLIYGAVRSQNVLGDWGSSSSSGSSESSSWGWSVGSSSSGSDWSSSSSSDSSSSSSSDWGGGGGSSGGGGGSDSW; from the coding sequence ATGGTGAAGACCGTCTTGCTGACGCTGCTGTTCCCCATGCTGGTGCTGGCCGCCGTTCCCACCATCACGCGGCCGGTGACGGATCCGCGGGGGATGTTGACGCCCCAGGAGACGGAAGTCGTCTCCCGGGCCCTGGTGGACCTGCGCGCCCGGAAGCAGGTGCAGATGGCGGTGCTGCTGGTGGAGACCACCGACGGCCAGCCCATCGAGGACTTCGCGGAGGAAGTGTTCCGCGAATGGAAGGGCGGGGAGGCGGGCCGGGACAACGGCCTGCTGCTCGTCATCGCGCGCGGAGACCGCCGCTCGCGGCTGGAGGTGGGCTACGGGCTGGAGTCGTCGCTGACGGACGGCGAGACCACCGACCTGCTGCACGCGCAGGGGCCGCTGCTGCGCCAGGGACGGTTCGAACCGGCGCTGCTCGCCATCATCGCGGGTGTGCGCGAGCAGGTGTCCCCGGACGCGCTGCCAGCGCCCGGCGCCACGCCGACGGCCTGGACGCAGTCCGAGTCGCGCATGTTCCTCATGGCCCTGTTCATGACGGCGTGGGTGGCGGCGCGGCTGCTGCTCCAGCTCCAGGTCGCGGGCCTCCGGGACCCGAAGAACTCCGTGCTGGCGGCGATGGTGGTGCTCTTGCCGGCCGCCATGTTCGTCGCCATCGGCTGGTCCGGCCCCCGGACCCCGGTGTTCACCTTCGTCGCGTATGGCGCGCTGGTGGGCCTGTTCTTCTGGGGGTGGTCCCTGGTCCGGCGGAAGCAGACCGTCTGGGGCCTGCTGCTGCTCCTCCTCCCCGTCTGGAGCGCGCTGGTCGGCCAGTTCTGGGCACATGAACCCCTGCTGGAGCTGTCGGACTTCTTCCGGTGGATCGTGCTGGGCTCGCTCTTGGCCATCCCCGCCTCCATCCCATTCCTGTTCGTGGGGCTGCTGATCTACGGGGCGGTCCGGAGCCAGAATGTCCTGGGGGATTGGGGCTCCTCTTCCTCCTCCGGTTCGAGCGAGAGCTCCTCGTGGGGCTGGAGCGTCGGCTCATCGTCGTCGGGCTCCGACTGGTCGTCGTCCTCCAGCAGTGACTCGTCCAGTTCGTCCTCCTCGGACTGGGGCGGGGGCGGCGGCTCCTCCGGCGGCGGTGGCGGCAGCGACTCCTGGTAG
- a CDS encoding AI-2E family transporter, translating to MKASRKGVPVYVPPRTVWSVGAQVVLLVLLGTALQRLGPVLTLLAVALLLGLAAEPVVRRMQSWGLRRGLGVALIALTLLGVTGLLILTLVPLLVEQLQHLVQAAPGFLTELTQAPWVRKLDEHFGVLSHPQDALGMEPGTLAKPLITVLSSTVELMGAGITVLALAVFGLLFGQDLYASILGWVRPRSRPRVRRVVGRMREAVGNYLVGTLLIVSVGGAFTALMSLALGVPYFLPLGLVAMVLGLIPYIGSVITALLVTVTTLASVGSKRALIALAVFMVYQQIESHLLSPLVQRRAIKMNPLLISLVALVGGSVAGLLGVILAVPAAAAGQVLLTEVQRERRKAWKRERRLAAALPSGLGNVDEALLAGPLAASGKEARRAPPPDSGHPGTPH from the coding sequence ATGAAGGCTTCGCGCAAGGGGGTTCCGGTCTACGTGCCGCCCCGGACGGTGTGGTCGGTCGGGGCCCAGGTGGTGCTGCTCGTGCTGCTGGGCACGGCCCTCCAGCGGCTGGGTCCCGTGCTCACGCTGCTGGCGGTGGCGCTGCTGCTGGGGCTCGCGGCGGAGCCCGTCGTGCGGCGCATGCAGTCCTGGGGACTGCGCCGCGGGCTGGGCGTGGCGCTCATCGCGCTGACGCTGCTGGGCGTCACCGGCCTGCTCATCCTCACGCTGGTGCCGCTGCTGGTGGAGCAGCTCCAGCACCTGGTTCAGGCGGCGCCGGGCTTCCTGACGGAGCTGACGCAGGCGCCCTGGGTGCGGAAGCTGGATGAGCACTTCGGCGTGCTGTCGCACCCGCAGGACGCACTGGGCATGGAGCCCGGCACGCTGGCGAAGCCGCTCATCACCGTGCTGTCGTCCACGGTGGAGTTGATGGGCGCGGGCATCACCGTGCTGGCGCTGGCCGTGTTCGGCCTGCTGTTCGGGCAGGACCTCTACGCGAGCATCCTGGGCTGGGTGCGTCCCCGCAGCCGTCCTCGCGTGCGCCGCGTGGTGGGCCGGATGCGCGAGGCGGTGGGCAACTACCTCGTCGGCACGCTGCTCATCGTCAGCGTGGGCGGTGCGTTCACGGCCCTCATGTCCCTGGCGCTGGGCGTGCCGTACTTCCTGCCCCTGGGCCTGGTGGCGATGGTGCTGGGGCTCATCCCGTACATCGGCAGCGTCATCACCGCGCTGCTTGTGACCGTCACCACGCTGGCGTCGGTGGGCTCGAAGCGCGCGCTCATCGCGCTGGCCGTGTTCATGGTCTACCAGCAGATTGAATCCCACCTGCTGAGCCCGCTGGTGCAGCGGCGTGCCATCAAGATGAACCCGCTGCTCATCTCGCTGGTGGCGCTGGTGGGCGGCTCCGTCGCGGGGCTCCTGGGCGTCATCCTCGCGGTGCCGGCGGCGGCGGCGGGGCAGGTGCTGCTCACGGAGGTGCAGCGCGAGCGTCGCAAGGCGTGGAAGCGCGAGCGGCGCCTCGCGGCGGCCCTGCCTTCCGGCCTGGGGAACGTGGACGAGGCACTGTTGGCGGGTCCACTCGCCGCGTCAGGGAAGGAAGCGCGGCGTGCGCCCCCGCCCGACTCCGGGCATCCTGGGACGCCGCACTGA
- the rpiA gene encoding ribose-5-phosphate isomerase RpiA gives MTSDESVSASFKRAAAERAVDFIQPGMVVGLGTGSTAAYAVRRLGALLSAGTLKDVVGVPTSKATEALAASLGVPLTTLDVHPVVDLTIDGADEVAPDLSLIKGGGGALLREKVVAQASRREIIVVDAPKLSPRLGTKWPVPVEVLPFGWRSQALFLESLGARVVVRLALDGAPFHTDQGNVVLDCDFGPISDPAALAAKLESRAGVMAHGLFLNLTTDLVVAGPEGITHRVRGA, from the coding sequence ATGACCTCCGACGAGAGTGTTTCGGCTTCCTTCAAGCGCGCGGCGGCGGAGCGCGCGGTGGACTTCATCCAGCCGGGCATGGTGGTGGGGCTGGGCACGGGCAGCACGGCCGCGTACGCGGTGCGGCGGCTGGGCGCGCTCCTGTCCGCCGGGACGTTGAAGGACGTGGTGGGTGTCCCCACGTCGAAAGCGACCGAGGCCCTGGCCGCGTCGCTGGGCGTGCCGCTCACCACGCTGGACGTGCACCCGGTGGTGGACCTCACCATCGACGGCGCGGACGAGGTGGCGCCGGACCTGTCGCTCATCAAGGGCGGTGGCGGGGCGCTCCTGCGCGAGAAGGTGGTGGCGCAGGCGAGCCGCCGCGAAATCATCGTGGTGGACGCGCCCAAGCTGTCGCCGCGGCTGGGCACGAAGTGGCCGGTGCCGGTGGAGGTGCTGCCCTTCGGCTGGCGTTCGCAGGCGCTGTTCCTGGAGTCGCTGGGCGCGCGCGTGGTGGTGCGGCTCGCGCTGGACGGGGCGCCGTTCCACACGGATCAGGGCAACGTGGTGCTGGACTGTGACTTCGGTCCCATCAGCGACCCGGCGGCGCTGGCCGCGAAGCTGGAATCGCGGGCCGGGGTGATGGCGCACGGCCTGTTCCTGAACCTGACCACCGACCTGGTGGTGGCCGGGCCCGAAGGCATCACCCACCGCGTCCGGGGCGCGTGA
- a CDS encoding NTP transferase domain-containing protein, with the protein MTVAMVVLAAGGSSRLGQPKQLLRHEGTSLVRRAAELALAASPVVVVVLGARRDDVAAELEGLSVRCVDNPDWALGQGSSLHAGLRALPPDVAGVVLMLCDQLRVDAAHLRSLISTFERTHAPIVASAYAGTRGVPALFSRALFPELAALPPTGGARGLIARDPSRVLEVPLPGGEDDVDTAEDALRLTRPGRGG; encoded by the coding sequence GTGACCGTCGCCATGGTGGTGCTCGCCGCGGGGGGTTCGTCGCGGCTGGGACAGCCGAAGCAGTTGCTTCGTCACGAGGGCACTTCACTGGTCCGGCGCGCGGCGGAACTGGCCCTGGCCGCGAGCCCGGTCGTCGTCGTCGTGCTGGGTGCTCGCCGTGACGACGTCGCCGCGGAGCTGGAAGGGCTCAGCGTGCGGTGCGTGGACAATCCGGACTGGGCGCTGGGTCAGGGCTCCTCCCTGCACGCGGGCCTGCGGGCCCTTCCGCCAGATGTGGCGGGTGTTGTCCTGATGCTCTGCGACCAGCTCCGCGTGGACGCGGCCCACCTGCGCTCGCTCATCTCCACGTTCGAGCGCACGCACGCGCCCATCGTCGCCTCCGCCTACGCGGGCACTCGGGGCGTCCCTGCCCTCTTCTCCCGCGCCCTCTTCCCCGAGCTGGCGGCCCTCCCGCCCACGGGCGGCGCGCGCGGGCTCATCGCCCGGGACCCTTCGCGCGTCTTGGAGGTTCCGCTGCCCGGCGGCGAGGACGACGTGGACACCGCCGAGGACGCCCTGCGCCTCACGCGCCCCGGACGCGGTGGGTGA
- a CDS encoding XdhC family protein has protein sequence MKELDDLMRACGRASGPVVLATVVAVSGSSYRRPGARMLMGADGWLAGGVSGGCLEGDLVRKAFFWTSGGPRVLRYDTTGDNAEDEGGLSFALGCNGVVDILLERWEPGPGDALGFAAEARKQSLRAVVATVYRGPADAVGLRLMLREDGVSAGNLTGALLEPVREAATEALVRGVPWSGACGGAEVLVEVVEPAPPVVVFGSGFDVAPVVARAQGLGWHLTVVADRPVELLRRRFPGAQAHVASRASEVLEKVPLSARSVVLVMTHSLPQDRELLERLVPLPVRYLGVLGPRARTERILRELARTPTDAQLEKLHAPMGLDLGAEGADEIALSIIAEVQAVLAGRDGGRLRERQAPIHTDAVAPERRSA, from the coding sequence ATGAAGGAACTCGATGACCTCATGCGGGCCTGCGGGCGCGCCTCCGGCCCGGTGGTGCTGGCGACGGTGGTGGCCGTGTCCGGTTCGTCCTACCGGCGCCCGGGCGCCCGCATGCTGATGGGCGCGGACGGGTGGCTCGCGGGCGGGGTGAGCGGCGGGTGTCTGGAGGGCGACCTCGTGCGCAAGGCGTTCTTCTGGACGTCGGGCGGGCCGCGCGTGCTGCGCTACGACACCACCGGCGACAACGCGGAGGACGAAGGCGGCCTGTCGTTTGCGCTCGGGTGCAACGGCGTGGTGGACATCCTGCTGGAGCGCTGGGAGCCGGGCCCCGGTGACGCGCTCGGCTTCGCGGCCGAGGCGCGCAAGCAGTCGCTGCGCGCGGTGGTGGCCACCGTGTACCGGGGGCCCGCGGACGCGGTGGGCCTGCGGCTGATGCTGCGCGAGGACGGCGTGTCGGCGGGAAATCTCACCGGCGCGCTGCTCGAGCCGGTGCGCGAGGCGGCGACGGAAGCGCTGGTGCGCGGCGTGCCGTGGAGCGGCGCATGCGGGGGCGCGGAGGTGCTGGTGGAGGTGGTGGAGCCGGCGCCTCCGGTGGTGGTGTTCGGCAGCGGCTTCGACGTGGCGCCGGTGGTGGCGCGCGCGCAGGGATTGGGCTGGCACCTCACGGTGGTGGCGGACCGGCCCGTGGAGCTGCTGCGCCGCAGGTTCCCGGGGGCCCAGGCGCACGTCGCGTCCCGGGCCAGCGAGGTGCTGGAGAAGGTGCCGCTGTCCGCGCGCAGCGTGGTGCTGGTGATGACGCACAGCCTGCCGCAGGACCGGGAACTGCTGGAGCGGCTGGTGCCGCTGCCGGTGCGCTACCTGGGAGTGCTCGGGCCCCGTGCGAGGACGGAGCGCATCCTGCGGGAGCTGGCGCGCACGCCCACGGATGCGCAGCTGGAGAAGCTGCACGCGCCCATGGGGTTGGACCTGGGCGCGGAGGGCGCGGATGAGATCGCGCTCTCCATCATCGCGGAGGTGCAGGCAGTGCTCGCCGGACGCGACGGAGGACGGCTGCGCGAGCGGCAAGCCCCCATCCACACGGATGCCGTGGCGCCGGAGCGCAGGTCGGCGTGA
- a CDS encoding endonuclease/exonuclease/phosphatase family protein codes for MKMPEVLEHLPAVGHLLGRKPGGQEDVLPRRDPTLTLPDFHAVPLPASERRLGDGRTFIVHHPSPRAPRGPGLTVMSYNILMGGERQEALLEYFTQLEAQGRMPDVIGLQEAGVPMSVLLASRFGFHLAYQGNDGDDGTRLVNGKAWLSRHPIVDAAHFTYVLSDAERNEAISRQGYAGELVEDRGVLWLKLEVAGKPLYLYNLHHALGDSAINALNLRQLNALLRRREGASAVVLGDFNANTAIKRGGSWLVAHLLHAKQDDDTDTIEEFRLRYGDDMHNVTVGDRGVGNISDPRLRHELHVLEQELPETVCHAATVRVRLADHSLTTPHHARQELSSGQIPKHSPAWWRLQDIADCATLTSHPDSHGVVHATGKRFDNFYATRSLVPVLFEVDRSTESSDHQPVVAHYRFSDGQTQYPSHH; via the coding sequence ATGAAGATGCCCGAAGTGCTGGAACACCTGCCCGCCGTGGGACACCTGCTCGGCCGCAAGCCGGGCGGGCAGGAGGACGTTTTGCCCAGACGTGACCCCACCCTCACCCTGCCGGACTTCCACGCCGTGCCGCTGCCCGCCAGCGAGCGCCGGCTGGGAGACGGCCGCACCTTCATCGTGCACCACCCCTCACCGCGCGCGCCCCGGGGACCGGGCCTCACGGTGATGAGCTACAACATCCTCATGGGCGGCGAGCGCCAGGAGGCGCTGCTGGAGTACTTCACCCAGCTGGAGGCCCAGGGCCGCATGCCGGACGTCATCGGCCTGCAGGAGGCGGGCGTCCCCATGTCGGTGCTGCTCGCGTCCCGCTTCGGCTTCCACCTGGCCTACCAGGGCAACGACGGCGATGACGGCACGCGGCTGGTGAACGGCAAGGCATGGCTCAGCCGCCATCCCATCGTGGACGCCGCGCACTTCACCTACGTCCTCAGCGACGCCGAGCGCAACGAAGCCATCTCCCGGCAGGGCTACGCGGGTGAGCTGGTGGAGGACCGCGGCGTGCTCTGGCTGAAGCTGGAGGTGGCCGGCAAGCCGCTCTACCTCTACAACCTGCACCACGCGCTGGGCGACTCGGCCATCAACGCCCTCAACCTGCGTCAGCTCAACGCGCTGCTGCGCCGGCGCGAGGGCGCCTCCGCCGTGGTGCTGGGCGACTTCAACGCCAACACCGCCATCAAGCGCGGCGGTTCCTGGCTGGTGGCGCACCTGCTGCACGCGAAGCAGGACGACGACACGGACACCATCGAGGAGTTCCGGCTCCGCTACGGCGACGACATGCACAACGTCACCGTGGGGGACCGGGGCGTGGGCAACATCTCGGATCCGCGCCTGCGCCACGAGCTGCACGTGCTGGAGCAGGAGCTGCCGGAGACGGTGTGCCACGCGGCGACGGTGCGCGTGCGGCTGGCGGACCACTCGCTGACGACGCCGCACCACGCGCGTCAGGAGCTGAGCTCCGGCCAGATTCCCAAGCACAGCCCCGCGTGGTGGCGCCTGCAGGACATCGCGGACTGCGCGACGCTCACCTCGCACCCGGACAGCCACGGCGTGGTGCACGCCACGGGCAAGCGCTTCGACAACTTCTACGCGACGCGCTCGCTGGTCCCCGTCCTCTTCGAGGTGGACCGCTCCACCGAGTCCTCGGACCACCAGCCGGTGGTGGCCCACTACCGCTTCTCCGACGGACAGACCCAGTACCCGTCGCACCACTGA